One window of Dioscorea cayenensis subsp. rotundata cultivar TDr96_F1 unplaced genomic scaffold, TDr96_F1_v2_PseudoChromosome.rev07_lg8_w22 25.fasta BLBR01001381.1, whole genome shotgun sequence genomic DNA carries:
- the LOC120256291 gene encoding uncharacterized protein LOC120256291, translating into MLFLDGTHLLGKYGGILLGATAKDGNEGLFHLAFAIVDNETDDNWTWFISTLGDAIYGEDDYHKIITFISDRSKGLVNAIAKVFPSAPHGYCLRHLQANFLKANGLLGKGLKDECWRLVVKIAYACTSSKYDATVGAFSAISTQAHNWLFQKSDMMHWCNYLFRGQRWGEMYSNVAESFNAWIKEARHLPVCNMVDAIRFKMMNLMYKRRENSMKWEIHLCPEIHKKIEKTIEESRCLVIGRSDGDIFEVVDKQGNHVDLRSRTCSCRRWDVYGLPCNHACCAILQTDVNIHCYMEGYYTVALYKEAYETSSYSSTYLKEETRMTKKKED; encoded by the exons ATGCTATTCCTCGATGGCACCCATTTGCTAGGTAAATATGGTGGCATCCTACTAGGCGCAACTGCAAAGGATGGTAATGAAGGTCTATTTCATCTAGCTTTTGCTATTGTTGATAATGAAACTGACGATAACTGGACGTGGTTCATTTCCACTCTGGGTGATGCAATATATGGTGAAGATGACTACCACAAAATCATTACATTCATTTCAGACCGTTCTAAAGGACTTGTTAATGCTATTGCCAAAGTCTTCCCCTCTGCCCCACATGGCTACTGTTTGCGACATCTCCAAGCAAACTTTTTGAAGGCTAATGGTCTCCTAGGGAAAGGATTAAAAGATGAGTGTTGGAGGTTGGTTGTTAAGATTGCATATGCATGCACATCTTCAAAGTATGATGCAACTGTGGGTGCGTTTTCAGCGATATCAACACAGGCCCATAATTGGTTATTTCAAAAGTCGGACATGATGCATTGGTGCAATTACTTGTTTAGAGGACAACGCTGGGGCGAGATGTATTCGAATGTGGCAGAGTCTTTCAATGCATGGATTAAGGAGGCACGACATCTACCTGTCTGTAACATGGTTGACGCGATAAG GTTCAAGATGATGAACCTAATGTACAAGCGGCGCGAGAATAGCATGAAATGGGAAATCCATCTTTGCCCGGAGATTCACAAGAAGATTGAAAAGACTATTGAAGAAAGCAGATGCTTAGTCATAGGCCGATCTGATGGTGATATTTTTGAAGTCGTTGACAAGCAAGGCAACCATGTCGATTTACGTAGTAGAACTTGTTCTTGTCGTCGGTGGGATGTGTACGGTCTTCCTTGTAACCATGCCTGCTGCGCAATCTTACAAACTGATGTAAACATTCATTGTTACATGGAAGGCTACTACACAGTCGCATTGTACAAAGAAGCATATGAGACATCTTCGTATTCGTCCACCTATCTCAAAGAAGAGACTCGGATGACCAAGAAAAAGGAGGATTGA